A genomic stretch from Lentimicrobium sp. L6 includes:
- a CDS encoding metal-sulfur cluster assembly factor, with protein sequence MLDNLTKTEQNILNQIKTVIDPEVAINIVDLGLIYEIHHQEDEKKIQVIMTLSARGCPVGDTIINHVKTVIENEYSEYEVQVDLVWEPQWTPSMITDEGKSALNQ encoded by the coding sequence ATGTTAGATAATCTTACAAAAACAGAACAAAATATTCTTAACCAAATTAAAACAGTTATTGATCCTGAAGTAGCCATAAATATAGTAGATTTAGGTTTAATCTACGAGATACATCACCAAGAAGATGAAAAGAAAATTCAAGTCATCATGACATTATCAGCTAGAGGATGCCCTGTTGGAGATACCATAATCAACCATGTAAAAACCGTTATTGAAAACGAATACTCAGAATATGAAGTACAAGTTGATTTAGTATGGGAGCCTCAATGGACACCATCAATGATTACAGATGAAGGCAAATCTGCATTGAACCAGTAG